In the genome of Lactuca sativa cultivar Salinas chromosome 3, Lsat_Salinas_v11, whole genome shotgun sequence, the window ATAAAATGACTGACTATTTTCAGTCCCTGAATATAGCTCATTTTTGcagtttttggtcccaaaaatagtCATTTTCTTGAAACAATGACAAAAAATCTCAAATAATGACCAAAATTACAAGCAAAAACTCTTTGgggaccaaaatcataaaaattggcTGGCATTTAATGACCAGAAATGGAATCTACTGTTTATAAAATTATTAAAATCAAATTGGCACCACACCAACACCTCCAaaagggtaatatagtcattttacttggaaAAACTAACACAAAACTCAAATAAAGaccaaaattaaaagaaaaaaaaaacattctcgTACCAAAATTGCAAAGCATTCAAACAATGTTGAACATACCTGTTGTTATTAAGAGAGAGGTTGAAGAGAGCCATGGCTGCACTTTCTTGTGCAACAATCATTCTTTCATGCACACTTGACTCAAAAAAACGTATTAGAgcttcaacaacaccattttcaCCCATAAAGATTCGAGCCTCTTCATCATCTTTCGACAAATGTCGTATCTGGTCCACAACTTTAAGTTTCTTCCTCTCATCCCCCCTGTCCAAAACACTCAAAAAACGCTCAGGGAGAACCTCAGCTTcagcttcatcttcatcttcatctccatctCTTTCTCCCTCATTAAAGGATCCAATGTTTTCAACCAAACTTGTATTCGCAGACTCGGTTTCTGAAAAAGATATGTTCCAGTAGTTGACGTCCAGGGAGTCCGGTGGACCTTCGGGCACCAAAACTCCATTCTGTTCACACCAATTAGCAACTAGACCCTTGACAGAGTAATTAGGAGTCAAACAAAGATGAGCCAAATGCTGGCGAGTTTTCGGGCAGGTGTTGTGCCCGTTTCCAAACCATTTCTCAATGCAAACCCTCTCGTACGTCTGCCCGGAAGCAATAATAACCGGATCATACATCAGTTGTAATGATATCGGGCACCTCAGTTCTTCGGGCGGCACCGACATCTGCCCGGATCTTCTAAAGTTTGGTTTGAAGTTAAAAGAACTCATCTTTGACAGCTGTCTGTCGAAACCATTTGTGAAAGATCCATTGACTGTAGGTGAACAAGGAGTTGACCCACCTTGTGAATCATTATCATCTGAGAATTCACTTCTGAATACTTTTGAGTATTTTCTCATGAGATGCAACAGATAAGCTATAATGGATTCTTTCCTTTTGTCATCTTCAATTCTAGCTTTTTCTATAAGTTTCTTCAGAGCCCTTCTTTCTCGAAGAGCTCCTCTTGAAGAAGTGATATTAAGCCTTGATGCAGCTTGATGGAAAGTTTCTAACTCGTTCATGTCACTGCTGCTGTTTAAATTTCTCCCTTCTTGCAACAATCCAATTATTTCATCGCCTATTTGTTTCTCTAATGGATCCAGTGAAAACTCTATTCCTTCAAGTTCACCTAAAATCTCAGAAATCTGACAACCTATTGATTGTGGGACAATATCTTCAACTCGTCTAAGACTATCTTCTAGAGCAGATCTTGCTTTCTCAAATTTCAGAACAACAGAGTCTCCTGTTATAGCCTGCAAAAGATCCATATCCATAAGATATACAGAGGTTttaaaaagaaaacaagtttCAGAATTTGAGGGGAGAGATTTTACAAGGTAAAGTTTACTGCATTCTGCACAATGTTGAAGAATAGTCTTTGTCTTCTCTAATGCTATATGCAAAGAACATAATGCTTGAATTCCTGAAGTGCTTCTAGGTCTGGCTGCTTCAAGGTCGGGAAAGATGCCCAATACTTTGACATAGATAAAGGAGAGCGTTGTGCACATTCCTCCATGTAACTACAATAACATTGCTATGAATTAGCAGGTGTTGTGTTGGGGACCCTGTAATCATTACCATTGTAGGGAAGTACCTTTGGTTCACCAAGTGCAAACAAGTTCTCTTCAATTTCTGAATGCTCCATGATTTACATCAACCAGCAGATGATGAGATGGATGATAACAGAACTTCAGATTACCTGAAATCATTAGAAATTAACACGAATTACAATCAATCAAGTGAATATGAACAGGCAGACCTCATCAAACGTTTAAAAATGATGAACAGGCGATAACATCTAACAGATAGAGCAAAAACCGAAACATATATTACCATTTACATACACAAAACAACTTTAAAGTGTCATCAGATGATCTTCGTAGATCTCCAGAACAAAAGTTTACAAAAGATATCAAAATTGACACCGCAATTTCCATTTAAAGTATACAATAAAACTGAAATGTGAAGAAGCGAATAACTCCGTGATAAACGGATAAATTGAATGGTTTACCTGTTATCTAATCAGGAAAAACAGAATCATCAAATGATGAGGCTTCACCAAATGAATACTTTATACTCGAAAACAACATCAATCAATTTAGGGTTCCTCGTATACGAATGTGACACAAAACGCCCCACTTTCGGTACCTCTCATACCATTTTAAGAAGATTAAAAAAAACCGCACAATTGAATTCGAATTATCCCCAAATCTTAGCAAGATAAAAAGTGTACGGATGTAGGGAAGGAAGAAGAATTTAGGTCGAAAGGTGTTAGCAATGGATTTGGAAACTGGAAAGGAGATCGAAGAACAGTATAATAGTACTAATTATAGGAATAAAACATTATGAACCGATCTGATTGTTTAAGAAAGAAATATTAGTTTAATGATGAAAGTTTGAAGTATGATTGAAACGAGAGACCACATGTATTTCTATCGTTAGGAGAGAAGTGATGCGGATCTTCCCGGTTTCGACTCCCCCGTCACCGGCCGACAGCTGCCGACCTCCAAGTTGTCGGCTGACATAtctgtccacataaatcataaatgagGGTTCTGAAAGGTCAAAATTACCAATCAAATTTGGACATATTGTCAACAGTAAAAGTGTGAAAAACATTTTACATATCACTtatcttatttttgtttttattttaatatttataagttCTCTTCAGTTTGTAATCGTAAaagaattttattattaaaaatcaATTTATAATGTAAACAACCAAATTGATATATGACTTTATAAGTTTATAGCattgattttgaaatatgttaCTTATAAAAATGGTTCATGCATTTTATAAAAGTGTGGCAACTTTTGTTAAAGGCTTTGTTTTGTTACGTGGGTAGCCTATCGTCTCAATTTTTTCCTAATATGATAGGTGTTTGacttatataaaatatttatttttagttttcaatttttttttccttttattaattcaaatttatATGGTTAGTATTAGACTCATGTAGAATAATAAGGTATTAGTTTTCGCATAATTTGtgtatttgagaaaaaaaaatacaatttctaATTTGatagtaaataaataaaaacatttaattatataataaatatctaaaactatTCATATGAAATATGAATAGACTAGACAATTAGACTATAACTAATTTactaatataataaaaatgacTTTTATCATCTAaaactaaagtttttttttttttttttgggtgaaTGCTAATGATACACCTTACTCTTGGGGTTGGGCATATGGGGAGGAGATTCTCGATTGGTATAAAAAATAGTATGAGTTTTCGAAGTCCTATATCCAAAAGAACAGGGGCGGATCCAGTGTAGATCCTGGGGTAGCCCAGGATACCCCTTAAATTTTTTGCACTAGTGTAATTTTTTTAGGAAAAATACGTTTTTATGTAGTGTATATATAAGCATCCCCACAAAACTAACCAAGAATGTTCGATCGACCATAAAAACTTGATGTCAGACCACTGATAAAAAAAAGAAGACGGAATCCAAATCAGAGCTAACATTCTCGTAAAGAACGTTATATCTCTTGTAGTCGGAGTATAAATTCTGCCTTATATAAATAACGTTAAGAAAGCTAAGAAATTAGTATCTGATATGAAGAAAAAAGACTCTGAGTTGAAAAAAAGATAGAAGAAGATGGTGAGCATATCTGTCGTTGATTTCAAAACCCTAAACATTCATTTtctttacatatatatatggACATATATACCAAAGTGGCCCTCTAACTTTCGGTCCTTATTCACATTGATAATtgctttattttgtttatttttttttaattagcaGCCCAACAACTAATATAAACGCATTTTTAtggtatttatattattatttgtattttttttataataaatataatatatgatgtcATCCTGTTTTTTGGACCTTCCAATCAGTTGGACCAGTTCTACTATTAATTCAAAAGATATttcaacttcatgtttatataacaagACTAAGGATTCGATTAAGGTTTTGGTTTAAAATCGAAACCAAATCAGGGAAACCCGATTACAAACTGAAAACCGAAACATCGAACCGATGGGTTCTGTTCGgtttacaagtttcaaaactgaAGTTGTCGGTTGTAGGTAAAAACCGTCCCAACCCGACCCATGCTCAGCCATTGTGCTGATACCCTGGAAAAAAATTTAGGATGCCCCTTTACTTTAACCCTGGCTCCGCCACTGCAAAAGAATACAACTCAAACTTTAATTAAAAAGAACGGTTACCATTAAGCTACTAATAGTATTTTTGGACGAGTTCCCATGAATACATTTCGATATGAAAGTAAAAGAATATTAATGGAAGTATGGATAAGTAGTTACTTACCTTATGCATGATACAAAGTTGGTATTTATAATTGTGGATAGGAGATAGAAGATGGAGTAAGGCCTCCATGATATGTCGTTTTGTACAAAACTCATCTTTGGTAAACTTTTTCCAGGATAATGGGGCCAATTTATCCATCCAGGACGTCAACTCTTACTACAAAGGCTATGGGATAATAACTATAACAAATATTTTGTATGATAGCTTACATGTGGCACCATGGTGGACACCTCGTATTGATAAGTTGATTTATATGGCATTTTTTTAGTTTTAGACACATTGGTAGAGAGTCTACCTTGATGTTTGTCGGCCCCATATGTTCGTAATAGAAAAGAGGCATTCTTGTAGTATCCCTATTAGGTTGCTCGGTATGCTTCCTGAAGGTTCTACTTATCCCAATACTCATCCCTCTAGTATAATATAGTCCTAAAAGAAACGGAGTGCCTCCCACCCCTTACATTCCTTCATCATGTTGTTCCTTCAGAGAATACATTTATCTTATTTCTTTCCTTCCCACATCGGGactgtcccccccccccccccacacacacacactctgtgtgtgtttatatatatatatatatatatatatatatatatatatatatatatatatccttaaatGCCCTCCTGCTACTTCGGCTTTAATAGTTATCATCAATCAGTTTTGAATTCGATAGCAAGAAATCAGGAATCATAATCATATCCAATCTTAGTCACCATTATCTCTTAAACCCTAATCATCTTCCTCTGAACGATTGAAGGTTTCCTTTTTCTTCTTGTTCCTCTCATTCTCTTGGTGAAGGGTCATCAACATTACTGCGCTTCGCCATCTTCGAACCCGTCGCCATCGCGTTGTTGCCTCAACAGCAGTCGGCCATCTCATTGCAGGCCCACCACCACAACATCACATCAACTTTTTTGTGTTGTTCTAAGTCCCAAATACATGAATGAAGAGATCAAGGTCATAAGAAATGAGTAACCTAATCTACGATAGTTCATCTTTTCACTGCTTTAGTTTTGAGCTTCTGCTTTAGCATTTCAGTTGAGTGGGTACATTCAAAAACCTATTATGCCCTGATCGTTTAAAACCTCAGATGTGTTATACCTTAAAATCAGGATTACATTCAATTGAGTGCCATAAATCTCAGTAAATCAGTGCTCCAATGGTTGCTggtaatcttcttcttcttcttctctaaccTAGACATCCGCTAGATATGGTGCAAAGAAATTGAGCCCTAAATTAATCTATGTATCATAGAAGGTGAGCCCTAATTTAATCTATGTATCAATGAAACTATCTTCTTCTCCACCATATATCAATTTATTTCGATTTATgcaagattttttttaattaattccaattggTTTGTGGAGTTGTAATTCAAAATGCATCATCAATGGTACATCATTAATAAAGATCCCTAAACCAAAATATATTTATGggtgaaaaagaaaaggaaaccaAAAAAGAGTACAGATTCATTGAAATCGATATAGACAAGGACATAATCTTCTCCAAATCTTTGAAACCGTCATATTTTCTGTAATCAGGTTCACGGTCTCCCTTTTTTTTCCTGGTTTTCCATTGATTTCATGTAAGAACGATTTTTTTGTCTAATtcctattagggttttgaatatgTAAGGgtattgatgtttttttttcttttttttttcttatggaTAAAAGAAAGGAGAGGCTTTTCCTAGGACGTTGTTTCTTaggttttgttttttgttttctgATTTTTGATCAGCAAATGTTTTCTTGAAGAACATATTTCATAGCTGCGAATGAACTCATTATTATCTTCTCCTACAGATCAACTTGCAAGTAGCAAACATAATTTGAAGGTTTTGATTTCATTTGAACTTTTTACAGTATATGTATGATTAGACATTAGCCACGTATTATATGTACATGTATTGGATTTTCAATTATTTATGGTTCTCACAAACATTTTCTCATAAATTCAAAGGATTGTCATGGATTTTGTTATTGAAGAAgatgtttgatttttgaaataaAACTATAAAGGTTTGAATTGAAAGTTTGAACTTGAGGTCCTGACAGGTCAGGTAACCAATATTTACTCTAACCATTTTTTAGATGTTCTATCATTTCTAATTTTATCTAACATGGTAAtcaatttttttcttaattttctgAACTTGaggttttgaattttgaattactTATGTTGCATTTCGTCTACATTCTACATCAGGTTAAAGCTCTATGGTTCCTTGTTGTTCTGTGCTATTGAAGATCTATTCTCTCTAATATCCAAATTCTAAAGTTCGTTGCTATTTTTAGTGTTTGTTGAGTTGTAAATCTTGTTGTTGCATTCCTTTACTCATTTTGTAATTGTATCTTTGTGTTTTCTTCCAGTTTTTGTACTTTTGCCGGTCACCCAGTAGCTTTTTATCTTTATAAAATATTTGTTGttaaataaaatcaatttttttctcaaatctcTAGGACCAACATATTTAGCAGTTGGATATTTTACTTCCTATATCAAACCCTATAAAAGTGTTTGTTTTAATAGTACATTGTTATATATTGCATTTAGACCATGAtttggttaaatgcaagaaatataaCTCAAAGTAAGATGCTATATATTCAATGTTGTATGCAAAAAGTGACTGTAAATTAACAAAATTTTAGAATATTTGATTTGTcattatgtttttaaattatcAATAGTTTCTTTTTTAACCAATGGTTTTAAGCTTAAAACATGATTGATATTGATGAATTTGAGTTTGGGTAAAAGCCAACAATGAACCGCAGTTATGAAATTATGGGTAATGAAGTTGATAAGAAAGTAATTGCTTGGATTCAATGATAAAATAGTAAATTTTTATGCATTAATCCTATGATGAATGCTCAAACTTATGAATATATGGAGAACTATGGTTTTAGACATGGGAATTGGTCATCTTAAGGCTTATGTTCTTTAACGAGAGTGCAAGACCCTTATAAGTAAACCTATGTTCATGGAATTCGAATTGATTCATTGGAAATGGTTATAGTCATAAATAAAGAGAAAGTCCATGAATCCAAATATAATGTATCATAGTATTTGGACAATTTAGAGACTACAAATTAGGACAAGTGGACAATTTAAAGATTATAGATTATGACAAGTTGTTTCCATAGTTGTAATAAAGAACCTACACTCACTTGAAATGGATAATAATATGGTTGGTTGTTTATCAATCATATTTGCAAAAAATAAATGAAACTATGTTGCTATTTCATGCATTTAATCAATTTACGTAACCTGGTATATAGCTATAATTGGTGAGTTTTTATGCATCGTTTCTGATTAATGCAAAAATAACAACTTTATACAAAAAGTCTGTTTTTTCCAATTGCGACATCATATTCTCATATATCTTTTAAAATGGGTCAATTTTGGATGTATTCTTTTTGCAAATTAATACATTTTTTACAAATATTTGATAAATCATTACGAGTAAGAGGAACACTTCCATGGATGGCCCCATAGCTTTTTAGTGCTCTTAACAATCTAATTTCCCTAATCATATTTACTCTTATCACAAGTTGTTAATGTTAGCATGTGAAGATTTTCAAGGGAAGCATACATAACTATGTATTGCAGGTATGTGTTTTGACCTTTGTGCCCCTTGGATGTTTTATGTTTATCTTTAccgtttcattttttttcttatgaGATCTTGGTTTagggagtttttagggttttctcccatccaTCTTGTGTCATTAAGTCATTTGAGCATGGattgaggttgaaacctcagatctgggTTGTACGGAGCTTTGTGAGTCCAAAGACCTGAGCTTTATTGAGCTGGAGGCAAGCTCTTGTGCATCTAACCCTTGTTAGAGCTTGTATTGACATTATGAGCCTAATatgccatgcatgcacataaagcttTCATCTTTTACGTAAGATTTGAGCCTTAGGAAGATAGATCCAAAGTATAGGGTATTAGTTCTGCCTTAAAATGTCTGAATGAGAATTCGACttgagggactcgacaagtcgacgAGGTGAATCGACGAGTCGGATAGAGTTTTTCTCGATGAGTCTGAACACGCtgtaactcagcgagttgagttggACCTTCATGAGGGTTCTGAGGAaccgaagggactcgacgagtcgcatagatgcactcaacgagttgggtcaacatggactgttgactcgagtgttgacttctgttgactttagggtttggtcaaacttgagggatggagatcatggagggacaaaatggtcttttacccatcctaAAGGATTAAagatggactaacatgagtttatttagagttgtgatctttaagtgttaattagagatgcttaTTACATGTAGCCGAGGATTAGACTGTTCGAGGGGTATTTAGTTTccttgcttgcttacgaggtgagtcttctcactatattcaCCTAGAGTAGCAacctttgtgtgaccggagggtcttatgtgcttatattgagtattgtgatatcctgtaatatgtctttgtgatttatgttatgtattattctgagcttattgagttaggaccggagtgTCCACCCGaattgtgggaccggagggttccactgagacacattgaccagagggtcttatttgagtatagccatgagaggctaatgagatgtgtgtggtattttagggaactaaCTAAGtcttgtgcttaccgtgttatgtgttatgtgtttcaggtacttctcaggatcacaggaaggcgTTGGGTTGATTATACACACGAGGCGGAGTTACAttttgaggatcttggattgtttttaaaacatttgtTGAATATGCGTTCTTTCGAAAACATTGTTATTTGGGGTTTTGTGAACAATGTTATGAGAATTACGTGAtttttaaaaggaaattttttttcgaaaatttACGGTGTAACATGCTTTGCTTTAACATAAAAATGATGGTATTGTACTATTCTATTAGTTTGTATTTTTGGTTTTGGACCTTTGTTTCTGGCTACATCACGTGAACATAGCGATGTATCACATACAAATAGaattaaaatagttttaaaaaattGCAATATACAAAAGAGCTGGAAAATGACACTAGGTtcttttttaaaattataaagtacattgctatttttgcaAAGGGAAAAAATGGATGATACAAGTCCCAAAAATGAGACAAGTGACGAAATAcaagaaaatgatttttttcaaat includes:
- the LOC111881553 gene encoding U-box domain-containing protein 45, translating into MEHSEIEENLFALGEPKLHGGMCTTLSFIYVKVLGIFPDLEAARPRSTSGIQALCSLHIALEKTKTILQHCAECSKLYLAITGDSVVLKFEKARSALEDSLRRVEDIVPQSIGCQISEILGELEGIEFSLDPLEKQIGDEIIGLLQEGRNLNSSSDMNELETFHQAASRLNITSSRGALRERRALKKLIEKARIEDDKRKESIIAYLLHLMRKYSKVFRSEFSDDNDSQGGSTPCSPTVNGSFTNGFDRQLSKMSSFNFKPNFRRSGQMSVPPEELRCPISLQLMYDPVIIASGQTYERVCIEKWFGNGHNTCPKTRQHLAHLCLTPNYSVKGLVANWCEQNGVLVPEGPPDSLDVNYWNISFSETESANTSLVENIGSFNEGERDGDEDEDEAEAEVLPERFLSVLDRGDERKKLKVVDQIRHLSKDDEEARIFMGENGVVEALIRFFESSVHERMIVAQESAAMALFNLSLNNNRNKENMVAAGVLPLLEEMIRNSSSPAAVAALYMNLSSLEQAKPVIGSSDAIPFLIHILENGSESESKSDALHAVYHLSTCNSNIQRLVSFGILNAVQPLMDDQTWSETVIAVLTNMANNLALAREEMVSAHGLVSGLSTVLDVGEPMVQEQAAGCLLILCTENDKCIQMVLQEGVIPSLVAISANGTVRGRQKAEKLLMLFREHRQREPPADRGGGDSPEMGVGVGRVDEEAKGLSKSVSVSRRKMGRSWSSLWRNKSFLVHQC